Proteins from a genomic interval of Salinarchaeum sp. Harcht-Bsk1:
- a CDS encoding nitrous oxide reductase accessory protein NosL: MPMPRHTHCTDHAHSTDDEGRTSDAPAGSEGDGITRRRVLHGAGAVAVAGLAGCIGGDGGGDGDDAPAAITVPDGATCDVCGMVIVQHPGPTSLIFYEDEQPAGHDNPARFDSTWEAFQFDFERSGWSRQAFYVTDYSAVDYEIRSDDGQQLISRHAAAGDFADANDVTFVVGSEVLGTMGRDLIAFSEESDAESFADEYGGDLGTIDDVTPELISSLGM, translated from the coding sequence ATGCCAATGCCGAGACACACCCACTGCACCGACCACGCGCACAGCACGGACGACGAGGGGCGGACCAGCGACGCGCCCGCGGGCAGCGAGGGCGACGGTATCACGCGACGGCGCGTCCTCCACGGTGCTGGGGCAGTCGCCGTCGCCGGCCTCGCGGGCTGCATCGGCGGCGACGGCGGTGGCGACGGCGACGACGCACCGGCGGCGATCACGGTTCCCGACGGCGCGACCTGCGACGTCTGTGGCATGGTGATCGTCCAGCACCCCGGGCCGACGTCCCTGATCTTCTACGAGGACGAGCAGCCCGCGGGCCACGACAATCCTGCGCGGTTCGACAGCACCTGGGAAGCCTTCCAGTTCGACTTCGAGCGCTCGGGCTGGTCGCGCCAGGCCTTCTACGTCACCGACTACTCCGCGGTCGACTACGAGATCCGGAGCGACGACGGCCAGCAACTCATCTCCCGGCACGCGGCGGCCGGCGACTTCGCCGACGCGAACGACGTCACGTTCGTCGTCGGTTCGGAGGTCCTGGGCACGATGGGCCGGGACCTGATCGCGTTCTCCGAGGAGAGCGACGCCGAGTCGTTCGCCGACGAGTACGGCGGCGACCTGGGGACGATCGACGACGTGACGCCGGAGCTGATCTCGTCGCTCGGGATGTGA
- a CDS encoding NosD domain-containing protein: protein MIGRLLALAVVGVLVLLSFSLVVPIGGSQPPDAAAFGDTFELGLTDTTVREAEERGYAIPRVQVYYSGYQYVVGFNGLEAFVAEQDRTGHSRQFGRPVEIFVTDFGNANPSLTDDGFLQTEDTPNFVSATGTHVVVDSEARLPSGPVAVPFDDRDAAEQFADQYGGRVIDWEDLPDHVSPQQALTRERFQRDVRERSAWANASSRDAEQLRDRPTSIVVGEDVPTLEAAVGAAPSNTTIELPAGTYETDGLVVNRSVTIEGQGAATQLHGDGNGSVLAFTAPRTGLVNLSIDGVGPVGSRGTTVNGSEPEDIGWSERIELAYGRGDAAVKLVDANGSLVADVRIESPSSGVIVTDSAGATLRGLNVTITRGVDDGFMGVVGMYDPIVVEDSRFRGGRDGVYTHRADGIVVRDSEFRDGRFGVHEMYTSNALVTNNTARNVQIGVIVMTHPVGNLIVGNDVRSSRVGISTAGSNAYYAENVLVDNERGIDVLGYQSLIERNTIVRNGAGFRTSLGPPTNLVTANDVVANEQASSSSQGVLRVWTVRGAGNFWGPMPSADDDGDGHYDRTFRPTGSVDGQIHDANGAWTLARSPAFQLVRSVQDNVPGLRSGGVVDTAPRTAPARPDVLAAALNRTATTEGST, encoded by the coding sequence ATGATCGGCCGACTCCTCGCACTCGCGGTGGTCGGCGTCCTCGTCCTGTTGAGCTTCTCGCTCGTCGTCCCGATCGGCGGGAGCCAGCCGCCCGATGCCGCGGCCTTCGGGGACACCTTCGAACTCGGCCTCACCGACACGACGGTCCGGGAGGCCGAGGAGCGCGGGTACGCGATCCCGCGCGTCCAGGTCTACTACTCCGGCTACCAGTACGTGGTCGGGTTCAACGGGCTCGAGGCGTTCGTCGCCGAACAGGACCGAACCGGCCACAGCAGGCAGTTCGGCCGACCCGTCGAGATCTTCGTCACCGACTTCGGGAACGCCAATCCATCGCTCACCGACGACGGCTTCCTGCAGACCGAGGACACGCCGAACTTCGTGTCGGCGACAGGCACACACGTCGTCGTCGATAGCGAGGCACGCCTGCCGAGTGGCCCCGTCGCCGTGCCCTTCGACGATCGCGACGCGGCCGAGCAGTTCGCCGACCAGTACGGCGGGCGAGTGATCGACTGGGAGGACCTCCCTGACCACGTCAGTCCCCAGCAAGCGCTCACCCGCGAGCGCTTCCAGCGCGACGTTCGGGAACGATCTGCGTGGGCGAACGCGAGTTCCAGGGACGCCGAGCAGCTTCGCGATCGCCCGACGTCGATCGTCGTCGGTGAGGACGTTCCGACGCTCGAGGCCGCGGTCGGAGCGGCGCCGTCGAACACGACGATCGAACTGCCCGCTGGCACCTACGAGACCGACGGCCTCGTCGTGAACCGGTCGGTCACGATCGAGGGGCAGGGCGCGGCGACGCAGCTTCACGGCGACGGCAACGGCTCCGTCCTCGCCTTCACCGCGCCGCGAACAGGGCTCGTGAACCTGTCCATCGACGGCGTCGGCCCCGTCGGCAGCCGGGGCACGACCGTGAACGGCTCCGAACCCGAGGACATCGGCTGGTCGGAGCGGATCGAACTCGCCTACGGACGCGGGGACGCCGCCGTCAAACTGGTCGACGCCAACGGCTCGCTGGTCGCCGACGTCCGGATCGAGTCGCCGTCCTCGGGCGTGATCGTGACCGACAGCGCCGGTGCGACGCTCCGCGGACTGAACGTCACCATCACGCGAGGCGTCGACGACGGGTTCATGGGCGTCGTCGGGATGTACGACCCGATCGTCGTCGAGGACAGCCGGTTCCGGGGTGGTCGCGACGGCGTCTACACCCACCGCGCCGACGGCATCGTCGTCCGCGACAGCGAGTTCCGGGACGGCCGCTTCGGCGTCCACGAGATGTACACCTCGAACGCACTGGTCACGAACAACACGGCCCGAAACGTGCAGATCGGCGTCATCGTCATGACGCACCCGGTCGGAAACCTGATCGTGGGCAACGACGTGCGATCCTCCAGGGTCGGCATCTCGACGGCGGGGTCGAACGCCTACTACGCCGAGAACGTCCTCGTCGACAACGAGCGTGGCATCGACGTGCTCGGCTACCAGTCGCTGATCGAGCGGAACACGATCGTTCGGAACGGGGCCGGTTTCCGGACGAGCCTCGGTCCGCCGACGAACCTCGTCACCGCGAACGACGTGGTAGCTAACGAGCAGGCGAGCAGTTCGAGCCAGGGCGTCCTCCGCGTGTGGACGGTCCGCGGCGCGGGGAACTTCTGGGGACCGATGCCGAGCGCCGACGACGACGGCGACGGCCACTACGACCGCACGTTCCGGCCGACGGGCAGCGTCGACGGACAGATCCACGACGCCAACGGCGCCTGGACGCTCGCACGCTCGCCGGCGTTCCAGCTCGTCCGGAGCGTCCAGGACAACGTACCGGGGCTCCGCTCCGGCGGCGTCGTGGACACCGCGCCGCGCACCGCGCCGGCTCGCCCTGACGTCCTCGCCGCAGCGCTGAATCGGACGGCCACGACGGAGGGATCGACGTGA
- a CDS encoding ABC transporter ATP-binding protein has translation MSADDDGTTMNPETDDERSTERSPSDAGDDDSTLSLREVSFAFGSVTVLEDATLDLDAGTLTALVGPNGSGKTTVLELLAGLRSPNSGSVSRPGGTARSVAYLPQTPQFRSGFTARETLSFYMDLVDDERSPTDLLERVGLEGAADRRVEALSGGMTRLLGVAQALVGDPPVVVLDEPTSGLDPDVADHIFATVEAIARDGRTVVIASHDLEAIEETADRVVTLVDGRFVQDGAPADVVEATGASTLRAAFSDAVQGAERKAVQLDAPPTGGDS, from the coding sequence GTGAGCGCCGACGACGATGGAACCACGATGAACCCCGAGACAGACGACGAGCGGAGTACCGAGCGATCGCCCAGCGACGCTGGCGACGACGACTCGACGCTGTCCCTTCGGGAGGTCTCCTTCGCGTTCGGGTCGGTGACCGTCCTCGAGGACGCGACGCTCGACCTCGACGCCGGGACGCTGACCGCGCTCGTGGGGCCGAACGGCAGCGGGAAGACGACCGTCCTCGAACTTCTGGCGGGCCTCCGGTCACCGAACTCGGGGTCGGTCTCGCGCCCCGGGGGCACGGCGCGGTCGGTCGCCTACCTGCCACAGACGCCCCAGTTCCGGAGCGGCTTCACCGCGAGGGAGACGCTCTCCTTCTACATGGACCTCGTCGACGACGAGCGGTCGCCGACGGACCTGCTCGAGCGGGTTGGTCTGGAGGGCGCCGCGGATCGCCGGGTCGAGGCGCTCTCCGGCGGGATGACCAGATTGCTCGGGGTCGCGCAGGCGCTCGTCGGCGATCCGCCGGTCGTCGTCCTCGACGAGCCGACGAGCGGCCTCGATCCCGACGTCGCGGACCACATCTTCGCCACGGTCGAGGCGATCGCCAGGGACGGGCGAACCGTCGTCATCGCGAGCCACGACCTCGAAGCGATCGAGGAAACCGCGGATCGCGTCGTGACGCTGGTCGACGGCAGATTCGTTCAGGACGGGGCACCCGCAGACGTCGTCGAAGCGACCGGCGCATCGACGCTTCGTGCCGCCTTCTCCGACGCGGTACAGGGCGCCGAGCGCAAAGCTGTGCAACTCGACGCGCCACCCACGGGAGGTGATTCGTGA
- a CDS encoding ABC transporter permease subunit, giving the protein MGPVDRVFVVVDRELRTLVRNRALVAVAVAFFAVVVGLGALSRDAAGGYVSLTYDLLLVVEVLVPTIAFAFVFRSIRGDDERGELDVIRTYPITRLEYVLGVFVGRVLGLLVVVLAAFGIAGALASGSGGAPQTFLATHDAGDTVLVYVRFVLLTAIYTLVVAALALAVSAGTRTTRGALAAAIGGVLVIAIGLDLALLTLVSSGAIGGNAIALFEGLSPASAFRGLVFELALGPALASEPGDGMASPLVASLSLLVWLALGLGMATVAVWQESA; this is encoded by the coding sequence ATGGGGCCCGTCGACCGCGTCTTCGTCGTCGTCGATCGCGAACTCCGCACGCTGGTCCGGAACCGGGCGCTCGTCGCCGTGGCCGTCGCGTTCTTCGCGGTCGTCGTCGGGCTCGGCGCGCTCTCCCGGGACGCGGCGGGCGGCTACGTCTCCCTGACATACGACCTGCTGCTCGTAGTGGAGGTGCTCGTCCCCACGATCGCTTTCGCGTTCGTCTTTCGATCGATCCGCGGCGACGACGAACGGGGCGAACTCGACGTGATCCGGACCTACCCGATCACCCGACTGGAGTACGTCCTCGGCGTGTTCGTCGGGCGCGTGCTCGGCCTCCTCGTGGTCGTGCTCGCGGCCTTCGGCATCGCCGGCGCGCTCGCCAGCGGCAGCGGCGGCGCACCGCAGACGTTCCTCGCGACCCACGACGCCGGGGACACGGTGCTCGTGTACGTGCGATTCGTCCTGCTTACCGCGATCTACACGCTCGTCGTGGCCGCGCTCGCTCTCGCCGTCTCCGCGGGGACGCGGACGACGCGAGGCGCACTCGCCGCGGCGATCGGCGGCGTGCTCGTGATCGCGATCGGACTGGACCTCGCGTTGCTGACGCTGGTGTCGAGCGGCGCGATCGGCGGCAACGCGATCGCGCTCTTCGAGGGGCTGAGCCCGGCGAGCGCGTTCCGCGGGCTCGTCTTCGAACTCGCGCTCGGGCCGGCGCTCGCCTCGGAGCCGGGCGACGGGATGGCCTCGCCGCTCGTCGCCAGCCTGTCGCTGCTCGTGTGGCTCGCACTCGGACTCGGGATGGCGACGGTCGCGGTCTGGCAGGAGTCGGCCTGA
- a CDS encoding DsbA family protein translates to MSDDSDQLLVYADYVCPFCYLGRESLAQYQDDRVEPLSVAWHPFDLRSQKRGPDGEIDDSVDDGKDDAYFDTVRDNVARLRDQYDADQMLGIDEVPDVDSLDAQVASLFVQREYPEEWPAFDDALYRALWEGGEPIDDPDVLADLAEDVGVDGEEVRDAIEDDERRAEVFEQFEAATQEGVTGVPTFAYEGYAARGAVPPEQLRRLVEGE, encoded by the coding sequence ATGAGCGACGATTCCGACCAGCTGCTCGTGTACGCCGACTACGTCTGCCCGTTCTGCTACCTCGGCCGCGAGTCGCTGGCACAGTACCAGGACGACCGCGTGGAACCTCTGTCCGTCGCGTGGCACCCCTTCGACCTCCGATCCCAGAAGCGGGGCCCCGACGGCGAAATCGACGACAGCGTCGACGACGGGAAGGACGACGCCTACTTCGACACGGTCCGCGACAACGTCGCCCGGCTCCGGGACCAGTACGATGCCGACCAGATGCTCGGCATCGACGAGGTGCCCGACGTCGACTCCCTCGACGCCCAGGTCGCGTCGCTGTTCGTCCAGCGCGAGTACCCCGAGGAGTGGCCGGCCTTCGACGACGCACTGTATCGGGCACTCTGGGAGGGGGGCGAGCCGATCGACGACCCAGACGTGCTTGCAGACCTCGCCGAGGACGTCGGGGTCGATGGCGAGGAAGTTCGAGACGCTATCGAAGACGACGAACGCCGGGCCGAGGTGTTCGAGCAGTTCGAGGCCGCCACGCAGGAGGGCGTGACGGGGGTCCCGACGTTCGCGTACGAGGGGTATGCCGCACGCGGTGCGGTCCCACCCGAGCAGCTCCGCCGACTCGTCGAAGGGGAGTAA
- a CDS encoding DUF3179 domain-containing (seleno)protein, which translates to MTRTDVLPRDAIRSIDDPTFASVHHGDPTDEAFVVDGDPPRAYPTRILDGHEIVNDVHSGVADHDAVDAGSGTGGSAVPIAVTWCPICASGAVYDRRVGDRTLTFGVSGVLVDDALVMYDRETESEWRQTTGEAIAGDLEGTTLDALSVAVMPVGEFLEEHPDGEVLQPHRVQGDPAEALRTTYESKRYRGYHLADDFGLRAMRGEGTERSWDRSDFGPKTPVIGIDRGDVAVGYPLPVVEDADGVLRDSVGSESIIVVAADGRLHAFLDPGFSVERRDGGLRGDGTTWDPATGESEDGRQLERVVARHLYAFAWQDAHGPDSFYGR; encoded by the coding sequence ATGACCCGCACCGACGTCCTTCCTCGCGACGCGATCCGGAGTATCGACGACCCGACGTTCGCGTCCGTCCACCACGGCGATCCCACCGACGAGGCGTTCGTCGTCGACGGCGATCCCCCGCGAGCCTATCCGACCCGGATCCTCGACGGGCACGAAATCGTCAACGACGTGCACAGCGGGGTGGCCGATCACGACGCCGTCGACGCCGGGAGCGGCACCGGTGGATCGGCCGTTCCGATCGCGGTCACCTGGTGTCCGATCTGTGCCAGCGGCGCCGTCTACGACCGTCGCGTCGGCGATCGAACCCTCACGTTCGGCGTCTCCGGCGTGCTCGTCGACGACGCGCTCGTCATGTACGACCGCGAGACGGAGAGCGAGTGGCGCCAGACGACCGGCGAGGCGATCGCTGGCGACCTCGAGGGGACGACGCTCGACGCGCTCTCCGTCGCGGTGATGCCGGTCGGCGAGTTCCTCGAGGAGCACCCCGACGGGGAGGTCCTGCAACCCCACAGGGTCCAGGGCGATCCGGCGGAGGCGCTTCGAACGACGTACGAGTCGAAACGCTACCGCGGCTACCACCTCGCCGACGACTTCGGACTCCGGGCCATGCGTGGCGAAGGTACCGAGCGGTCGTGGGATCGGAGCGATTTCGGGCCCAAGACGCCCGTCATTGGTATCGACCGCGGCGACGTAGCTGTCGGCTACCCGCTTCCGGTCGTCGAGGACGCGGACGGTGTACTCCGCGATTCGGTCGGCAGCGAGTCGATCATCGTGGTCGCCGCGGACGGTCGCCTCCACGCCTTTCTGGATCCCGGATTCTCCGTCGAGCGCCGCGACGGTGGCCTCCGCGGCGACGGTACTACCTGGGATCCCGCCACCGGGGAGAGCGAGGACGGCCGACAGCTCGAGCGCGTCGTCGCTCGCCATCTCTACGCGTTCGCCTGGCAGGACGCCCACGGTCCGGATTCGTTCTACGGACGATAG
- a CDS encoding halocyanin domain-containing protein, translating into MNHERRRFLQIGGAAAVAAIAGCTGDSNDGDDSGNGTNSVDGSAGGGTTDGDSGFGSGDGAEFDFGGWLADTDNYDGTTVDERGASSVTIQVGAEANGGAFGFAPPAVWVDPGTDVVWEWTGDGGSHNVVAESGAEFRSGDPTGDAGTTFSQRFDDTGIVTYYCNPHRDMGMKGAVVVGEPEEGAGENGASAYGFQAASMDAYWYSLYNMSTNIAMSGNGVPFPLNDQMEELQDQRMPAMLEAADVDRPPIANPNLSLAAFTEGDPHFTQEPVLEDDTGRPDASTLGWDKSQSSGVVSPSSVAWTHLKGVTWAKNFQAHFDVLPTEMAPKFRAQLLSTLAQVGINAAILVGGSRENGALTHGDSWEFLSQYRPSAGEIVDDSRRPHHHAAMVWFLSDMTSLAQNGWFGYENPRPLLPKAEGADAVFDPPVGIQEITDGVAATTMDLFTPAEIVEQESTRSVGLMLAAIGYYGPQAGGEAQRNAAAQYANDLASVIEDTLTDDGRVENGAANQAATQGIVAQGLLWASQLDGVDHADTADRVVDFLIEELWDENAGTFASGTDDATYTITARDAGDLTGGLNAADVLLERSDVQETFARFFDQTFNRGELQRAERPPSRDESAEHTLPLPPAAGGEFGQAAVYNGAVEYDPAADEWTVTDDRFYTEEALYLANQDIWVGNWAGDFYQGRGVPGESDSPP; encoded by the coding sequence ATGAACCACGAACGACGGCGATTCCTGCAGATCGGCGGCGCAGCTGCGGTCGCGGCGATCGCCGGCTGCACCGGCGACTCGAACGACGGCGACGACTCCGGCAACGGAACGAACAGCGTCGACGGCTCCGCTGGCGGTGGCACCACCGACGGCGATAGCGGGTTCGGGAGCGGCGACGGTGCCGAGTTCGACTTCGGCGGCTGGCTCGCGGACACCGACAACTACGACGGGACCACCGTCGACGAGCGCGGGGCGAGCAGCGTCACGATTCAGGTCGGCGCCGAGGCCAACGGCGGCGCCTTTGGCTTCGCGCCGCCCGCGGTCTGGGTCGACCCAGGTACGGACGTCGTCTGGGAGTGGACCGGTGACGGCGGTAGCCACAACGTCGTCGCCGAGTCCGGCGCCGAGTTCCGGAGCGGCGATCCGACGGGCGACGCGGGAACGACCTTCTCCCAGAGGTTCGACGATACGGGCATCGTGACCTACTACTGCAACCCTCACCGCGACATGGGGATGAAGGGTGCCGTCGTGGTCGGGGAGCCCGAGGAGGGTGCCGGCGAGAACGGCGCCAGCGCGTACGGGTTCCAGGCCGCGTCGATGGACGCCTACTGGTACTCACTGTACAACATGAGTACGAACATCGCGATGAGCGGCAACGGCGTCCCGTTCCCGCTGAACGACCAGATGGAGGAACTGCAGGACCAGCGCATGCCTGCGATGCTCGAAGCGGCCGACGTCGACCGGCCGCCGATCGCGAACCCGAACCTGAGCCTGGCCGCCTTCACCGAGGGCGATCCCCACTTCACCCAGGAGCCGGTCCTGGAGGACGACACTGGTCGGCCCGACGCGAGCACGCTGGGATGGGACAAGAGCCAGTCCTCCGGCGTCGTGAGCCCCTCCTCGGTGGCATGGACGCACCTCAAGGGCGTCACCTGGGCGAAGAACTTCCAGGCCCACTTCGACGTCCTCCCGACGGAGATGGCGCCGAAGTTCCGGGCCCAGCTGCTGAGCACGCTCGCACAGGTCGGGATCAACGCCGCCATCCTGGTGGGTGGCTCCCGCGAGAACGGCGCGTTGACCCACGGCGACTCCTGGGAGTTCCTCTCGCAGTACCGCCCCAGTGCGGGTGAGATCGTGGACGATTCCCGGCGACCCCACCACCACGCCGCGATGGTGTGGTTCCTCTCCGATATGACCAGCCTCGCTCAGAACGGCTGGTTCGGCTACGAGAACCCGCGACCGCTCCTGCCGAAAGCGGAGGGCGCCGACGCCGTCTTCGATCCACCCGTCGGCATCCAGGAGATCACCGACGGCGTGGCCGCGACCACCATGGATCTCTTCACGCCGGCGGAGATCGTCGAGCAGGAGTCCACGCGTTCGGTCGGACTCATGCTCGCTGCGATCGGGTACTACGGCCCGCAGGCTGGTGGCGAGGCGCAGCGCAACGCGGCTGCGCAGTACGCCAACGACCTCGCGTCCGTGATCGAGGACACTCTCACCGACGACGGTCGGGTCGAGAATGGCGCAGCGAATCAGGCCGCCACGCAGGGCATCGTCGCCCAGGGACTGCTCTGGGCGTCCCAGTTGGACGGCGTCGACCACGCCGACACGGCCGATCGCGTCGTCGACTTCCTCATAGAGGAGCTGTGGGACGAGAACGCCGGCACCTTCGCCTCCGGCACCGACGACGCGACGTACACGATCACCGCTCGCGACGCGGGGGACCTCACCGGCGGCCTCAACGCTGCCGACGTCCTGCTCGAGCGCTCCGACGTCCAGGAGACGTTCGCGCGCTTCTTCGACCAGACGTTCAACCGCGGCGAACTCCAGCGCGCCGAGCGGCCGCCCTCTCGCGACGAGAGCGCCGAGCACACGCTGCCCCTCCCACCGGCGGCGGGTGGCGAGTTCGGCCAGGCCGCGGTCTACAACGGGGCGGTCGAGTACGATCCCGCGGCCGACGAGTGGACCGTCACCGACGACAGGTTCTACACGGAGGAGGCGCTCTACCTCGCGAACCAGGACATCTGGGTTGGGAACTGGGCGGGCGACTTCTACCAGGGCCGGGGCGTCCCCGGGGAGAGCGACTCGCCACCGTAG
- a CDS encoding helix-turn-helix domain-containing protein: MTDGSGGTVDAPERLEVWCAGEHWCPVTTTATLIGKKWHPVIVHRLLDAGPSGFSELQNHVDGISSKVLSESLEDLEERSLVDRTVVSEKPFRVEYELTEHGASLEPVIEAMREWGNEHLRPPAEDERV; this comes from the coding sequence ATGACTGACGGCAGCGGAGGCACCGTGGACGCCCCGGAGCGCCTCGAGGTCTGGTGCGCCGGTGAGCACTGGTGTCCGGTCACCACCACCGCGACCCTGATCGGGAAGAAGTGGCACCCGGTGATCGTCCACCGGCTGCTCGACGCCGGCCCCAGCGGCTTCAGCGAGCTCCAGAACCACGTCGACGGCATCTCGAGCAAGGTGCTCTCCGAGAGCCTCGAAGACCTCGAGGAGCGTTCCCTCGTCGATCGGACCGTCGTCAGCGAGAAGCCGTTCCGGGTGGAGTACGAACTGACCGAGCACGGCGCATCGCTCGAACCGGTGATCGAAGCGATGCGCGAGTGGGGAAACGAGCACCTCCGACCGCCGGCCGAGGACGAGCGCGTCTAA
- a CDS encoding NAD(P)H-hydrate epimerase, with the protein MIPDAFRTVDGRTVPAVTAAEMRDVDHVAVETIGVGVLQMMEHAGRGLALEALSLLDGDSVGGSGPRAPRHTAAPIPDEPVVVLAGAGGNGGGGLCAARHLANRGVPVRVVLDRDPGALDGPAATHLSILESMQIDVERGPDATATVAPSVILDALVGYGVDGALRGTSAALAGLANETSAPTLSLDVPSGLDATTGDRPGTVVDADAVLTLALPKTGLDADPAPVLADIGLPAAVYEALDIPYESPFDRRFRVRLVRS; encoded by the coding sequence ATGATTCCTGACGCGTTCCGAACGGTCGACGGTCGCACCGTCCCAGCAGTGACGGCCGCAGAGATGCGCGACGTCGACCACGTGGCCGTCGAGACAATCGGCGTCGGCGTCCTGCAGATGATGGAACACGCCGGCCGGGGGCTCGCCCTCGAGGCGCTGTCGCTCCTTGACGGCGATTCCGTCGGTGGCTCCGGCCCCAGGGCGCCCCGACACACGGCGGCTCCGATCCCGGACGAGCCGGTCGTCGTCCTCGCTGGAGCGGGCGGGAACGGTGGCGGTGGCCTCTGTGCGGCCCGCCACCTCGCGAACCGCGGCGTCCCGGTTCGGGTCGTGCTCGATCGCGATCCTGGTGCGCTCGACGGGCCTGCGGCGACGCATCTGTCGATTCTCGAGTCGATGCAGATCGACGTCGAGCGTGGTCCCGACGCCACTGCAACCGTGGCTCCGTCGGTAATCCTCGATGCCCTGGTCGGCTACGGCGTCGATGGGGCGCTGCGTGGCACCAGCGCTGCGCTCGCTGGACTCGCCAACGAGACTAGCGCCCCGACGCTCTCGCTGGACGTGCCCTCAGGACTCGACGCGACGACTGGCGACCGGCCCGGCACCGTGGTCGACGCCGACGCCGTGCTCACCCTCGCGCTGCCGAAAACGGGCCTCGACGCCGATCCCGCACCGGTGCTCGCGGACATCGGGCTCCCGGCAGCGGTCTACGAAGCGCTCGACATTCCGTACGAGTCGCCATTCGATCGTCGATTCCGCGTGCGGCTGGTCCGGTCGTAG
- a CDS encoding NAD(P)/FAD-dependent oxidoreductase yields MDEDSDANEYEVVVVGGGPAGMTAALYTTRLGHATALVDRGGGRAAMMQETHNLLGVTEDTSGAEFLNVGREQLDAYGTERHRDLVGTCARTEDGRFRLTGNEGEYVADAVVLATGFNDVRPEPPLPRTGRGLHYCLHCDAHMFVGESVYVMGHGESAAHVAGIMLNFTDEVDLLLRGDEPSYSDETAEMLANHPIDVIDEDVTGVNNGENGWLESLEFEDGTVREYKGGFAMYGSEYNNGLARELGCEINEDGTIVVDDHGRTSVDGVYAVGDCTPGHNQLPVGMGQGAKAGIDLHFQLREFPRDSELLAEQGPVREDEVPGIPDALLEQAIDFHTYG; encoded by the coding sequence ATGGACGAGGACTCCGATGCGAACGAGTACGAGGTCGTCGTGGTCGGCGGCGGCCCGGCGGGGATGACTGCGGCGCTCTACACCACCAGACTCGGGCACGCGACGGCGCTCGTCGACCGCGGCGGCGGTCGGGCGGCGATGATGCAGGAGACGCACAATCTGCTCGGCGTCACGGAAGACACCAGCGGCGCAGAGTTCCTGAACGTGGGCCGCGAGCAACTCGACGCCTACGGCACCGAGCGCCACCGTGACCTCGTCGGAACCTGTGCCCGGACCGAGGACGGTCGGTTCCGTCTCACCGGCAACGAGGGAGAGTACGTCGCCGACGCCGTCGTGCTCGCGACCGGCTTCAACGACGTCCGCCCGGAGCCGCCACTGCCCCGGACCGGCCGTGGACTTCACTACTGCCTGCACTGCGACGCCCACATGTTCGTCGGCGAGTCCGTCTACGTGATGGGCCACGGCGAGAGCGCCGCCCACGTCGCCGGTATCATGCTCAACTTCACCGACGAGGTCGACCTCCTCCTGCGCGGTGACGAACCCAGCTACAGCGACGAGACCGCCGAGATGCTCGCGAACCACCCGATCGACGTGATCGACGAGGACGTCACCGGCGTGAACAACGGCGAGAACGGCTGGCTCGAGTCCCTCGAGTTCGAGGACGGGACGGTCAGGGAGTACAAGGGCGGCTTCGCGATGTACGGCTCGGAGTACAACAACGGGCTGGCGCGGGAACTCGGCTGCGAGATCAACGAGGACGGCACGATCGTCGTCGACGACCACGGCCGCACGAGCGTCGACGGGGTCTACGCAGTCGGCGACTGCACGCCCGGCCACAACCAGCTTCCCGTCGGGATGGGCCAGGGCGCGAAGGCGGGCATCGACCTGCACTTCCAGCTTCGCGAGTTCCCCCGAGACTCCGAACTCCTGGCCGAACAGGGCCCCGTTCGCGAGGACGAGGTCCCGGGGATCCCGGATGCCCTCCTGGAGCAGGCGATCGACTTCCACACGTACGGATAG